The following coding sequences are from one Paenarthrobacter ureafaciens window:
- a CDS encoding ABC transporter substrate-binding protein, with amino-acid sequence MVSCTVPTGESNDSGSTEGNITLGLLAPLTGVAAADGKLMEQGAQLAVDEINAKGGIGGRKIELKSLDVRDQKSDAVSAAVTQLTSNPNVAAVLTGYASTTNFEIDQLAEAGIPYLLSGNSGQTKDIIAKNPGKYPGVWSLAPSYEGYSTGVPEQLDAWNSDGTFPLRNRKAYIISSDNAYSNGIASGLVTNLKAKGWEITGPDTVPFGEVDDWTTQITKIRQVDPAVIINLDYLTANASKFLTQFRQNPTQSLVFSQYAPSVPEFTELAGKNADGVLYNLPFAPLPALSETKELTRKLTGKYNTEPSLYSFGLYEQVYLWADAVKQVGDPGKREEVGAALGKLDKQTTLGRVHFDPATHLAVAGKDGIPMTYYQIQNGTRLNIAPEEFADGKFQRPEWIK; translated from the coding sequence ATGGTGAGCTGCACTGTTCCCACCGGCGAGAGCAACGATTCCGGATCCACCGAAGGAAACATCACGCTGGGCCTCTTGGCTCCGCTCACCGGCGTCGCCGCAGCCGACGGCAAGCTCATGGAGCAGGGCGCCCAACTCGCCGTCGACGAAATCAATGCCAAGGGCGGCATTGGTGGCCGCAAGATCGAGCTGAAGTCTTTGGACGTACGTGACCAAAAGTCCGACGCCGTTTCCGCTGCGGTTACGCAATTGACGTCAAACCCCAATGTCGCAGCAGTACTGACCGGCTACGCGAGCACAACCAACTTTGAAATCGATCAGCTGGCCGAAGCTGGTATTCCCTACCTGCTTAGCGGCAACAGCGGACAAACGAAGGACATCATCGCCAAGAATCCCGGCAAATATCCGGGCGTGTGGTCGCTTGCGCCGTCGTACGAGGGATACAGCACCGGCGTTCCGGAACAACTGGACGCCTGGAATTCCGATGGCACGTTCCCGCTCAGGAACCGCAAGGCCTACATCATTTCCAGCGACAATGCCTACTCCAACGGCATCGCCTCGGGTCTGGTGACCAACCTCAAAGCGAAAGGATGGGAAATCACAGGTCCGGACACTGTACCTTTCGGCGAAGTGGATGATTGGACCACGCAAATCACCAAAATCCGGCAGGTTGATCCAGCAGTGATCATCAATCTCGACTACCTGACGGCCAACGCGTCGAAGTTTCTGACCCAGTTCCGTCAGAACCCTACCCAATCACTGGTCTTTTCCCAGTACGCCCCCAGCGTTCCGGAGTTCACCGAGCTGGCAGGCAAGAATGCCGACGGAGTGCTGTACAACCTCCCGTTCGCCCCGCTGCCGGCCTTGTCCGAAACCAAGGAACTCACGCGGAAACTGACCGGAAAGTACAACACGGAACCGAGCCTCTACAGCTTTGGCCTCTATGAGCAGGTCTACCTGTGGGCCGATGCCGTCAAGCAGGTGGGTGATCCTGGCAAGCGCGAGGAAGTTGGGGCGGCGCTGGGCAAGCTCGACAAACAGACCACCCTGGGCCGGGTCCACTTTGACCCGGCAACCCACCTGGCCGTCGCCGGCAAGGACGGAATTCCCATGACGTACTACCAGATCCAAAACGGCACGCGATTGAACATCGCCCCTGAGGAATTCGCGGACGGCAAGTTCCAGAGACCCGAGTGGATCAAATGA
- a CDS encoding ABC transporter ATP-binding protein has product MTPAMKGASGRFAEHLLEVRGVSRRFGGFLAVDNVSLRVDKGEILGIAGPNGAGKSTLFNLISGVPFGPSAGEVLFEGRQIDRLPAHKIARLGLRRTFQAEQLFPSLSVSDNIAVASHYLGRRGRSAKTAAATALETVGITKYRDERAGDIPLLAKKKLMIASALVARPRLLMLDEPAGGLNSEDQADLIQLLAELQKDGLTLLIIEHVLSLLRELANRMIILSSGELLVEGTPDTVLSDPRVLEAYLGKAAA; this is encoded by the coding sequence ATGACGCCCGCCATGAAGGGTGCCTCCGGCCGATTCGCCGAGCACCTCCTGGAAGTCCGAGGAGTCAGCCGCCGGTTCGGAGGATTCCTCGCGGTCGACAACGTCAGCTTGCGTGTGGACAAGGGAGAGATCCTGGGCATTGCCGGTCCCAACGGTGCCGGAAAGAGTACGCTTTTCAACCTGATTTCGGGCGTGCCATTCGGTCCGAGCGCGGGCGAAGTCCTGTTCGAAGGCCGGCAGATCGACCGGTTGCCAGCCCACAAGATCGCACGCTTGGGTCTGCGGCGAACTTTCCAGGCGGAACAACTGTTTCCCTCGCTCAGCGTGTCGGACAACATTGCCGTGGCCTCCCATTACTTGGGCAGGCGCGGACGTTCGGCCAAGACAGCAGCGGCTACGGCACTGGAGACCGTGGGGATCACCAAGTACCGCGATGAGCGCGCCGGGGATATCCCGCTGCTCGCGAAGAAGAAGCTCATGATAGCCAGCGCCCTGGTGGCGCGGCCCCGGCTGCTCATGTTGGACGAACCTGCCGGTGGCCTGAACAGCGAAGACCAAGCCGACCTCATCCAGCTCTTGGCAGAACTTCAAAAGGATGGACTGACGCTGCTCATCATTGAGCACGTGCTCAGCCTCTTGCGTGAGCTCGCCAACCGGATGATCATCCTGTCATCCGGCGAGCTTCTGGTAGAAGGCACACCGGACACCGTCCTTTCGGATCCGCGCGTGCTGGAAGCGTACCTGGGAAAGGCAGCAGCATGA
- a CDS encoding ABC transporter ATP-binding protein — translation MNPDQQSANPLLRVRNLEAGYGRLPVVRSFSMDVAPGEAVALLGPNGHGKTTALRAVAGLGKTSSGEVTLEGRNITGMPAYTVVDHGMMHVPQGNQLFPRLSIRENLLLAGRIPRARNGRTQTLEMVHELFPKLLQRREQLVGTLSGGERQMVAIGMGLMAKPKLLVLDEPTLGLAPKVRYEILETLHEIRALGLSLIVADGDVDFLFELTDRWNLVELGRIVAGGTTDVKPSHEEVMDMYIGASTHPTVENSQDEGVKHV, via the coding sequence ATGAATCCTGATCAACAGAGCGCTAACCCGCTGCTTCGGGTCCGGAACCTGGAAGCAGGTTACGGACGCCTGCCCGTTGTTCGTTCGTTCTCCATGGACGTGGCACCTGGTGAAGCTGTGGCGCTCCTTGGCCCCAACGGTCACGGCAAAACCACCGCACTGCGCGCCGTGGCGGGCCTTGGGAAAACGTCTTCAGGAGAAGTTACTCTCGAAGGCCGCAACATCACAGGGATGCCCGCGTACACGGTGGTGGACCACGGAATGATGCATGTGCCGCAAGGCAACCAGCTCTTTCCGCGGCTCAGCATCAGGGAAAACCTGCTGTTGGCGGGCAGAATACCGCGTGCCAGGAACGGCCGGACACAGACGCTGGAAATGGTCCACGAATTGTTCCCCAAGCTGCTCCAACGGCGGGAGCAATTGGTGGGAACGCTGTCCGGCGGCGAACGCCAAATGGTGGCGATCGGGATGGGGCTGATGGCCAAACCCAAGCTCCTGGTACTCGACGAACCCACCCTCGGCCTCGCCCCGAAGGTGAGGTACGAAATCCTGGAAACCCTGCACGAGATTCGTGCACTGGGCCTGTCACTGATCGTTGCCGACGGCGACGTCGACTTCCTGTTCGAACTCACGGACCGCTGGAATCTTGTTGAACTCGGCAGGATTGTGGCGGGCGGAACCACGGACGTGAAGCCCAGCCACGAGGAGGTCATGGACATGTACATCGGTGCGTCGACCCACCCAACCGTTGAAAACAGCCAGGATGAAGGAGTCAAGCATGTCTGA
- a CDS encoding branched-chain amino acid ABC transporter permease — protein MSDAIVSILVSAIVLGSLYSLMASGLSLIWSTLGVFNYAHGALLLLGAYFIWTFSEKAGLPVLLAFAAAIPLLALLGILLDLVAVRPFISRPNGTLLVMVSTLAIANAVEGAAQMIWGPQNRQIDAVTTATLSLGDVKIVGSTLISLGLALVLVIGLMTLLRKTEWGMAVRAVEQNRDMAMLVGIRPARVYGTVFAVAAVLACAAAFVYGTTTTITPTKGFEPLLTAFVVLVFGGSATLWGTLVGAFTIGLLEAGTTYWLGLQWSPVAVFLVLVLIMLIRPQGLVKGRSS, from the coding sequence ATGTCTGACGCAATCGTCTCCATCCTCGTTTCGGCAATCGTGCTCGGCTCGTTGTACTCACTGATGGCCAGCGGGTTGTCCCTCATTTGGTCCACTTTGGGCGTCTTCAACTACGCTCATGGCGCACTCCTGCTCCTTGGCGCCTATTTCATCTGGACGTTCTCGGAAAAGGCCGGACTCCCGGTACTGTTGGCGTTTGCCGCTGCCATTCCTTTGTTGGCGTTGCTGGGCATTCTGCTGGACTTGGTGGCCGTGCGTCCGTTCATCAGCAGACCAAATGGAACGCTCTTGGTGATGGTCTCCACGCTCGCCATTGCCAATGCTGTTGAAGGCGCGGCGCAAATGATCTGGGGGCCGCAAAACCGTCAGATCGACGCCGTGACCACTGCAACCCTTTCTTTGGGCGACGTGAAAATAGTCGGGTCCACGCTTATTTCCCTGGGCCTCGCACTCGTCCTGGTCATAGGACTGATGACCCTGCTGCGCAAAACAGAGTGGGGAATGGCTGTCCGGGCAGTGGAACAAAACCGGGACATGGCAATGCTTGTTGGCATCCGGCCAGCGCGGGTCTACGGCACCGTGTTTGCAGTAGCTGCAGTGCTCGCTTGCGCTGCTGCCTTCGTCTACGGAACCACCACCACCATTACCCCCACCAAGGGCTTTGAACCTTTGCTGACCGCTTTTGTGGTCCTGGTCTTCGGCGGTTCGGCGACCTTGTGGGGCACGTTGGTGGGCGCCTTCACCATTGGCTTGCTTGAGGCCGGCACAACATACTGGCTCGGCCTGCAGTGGAGCCCGGTTGCCGTCTTCCTTGTCTTGGTCCTCATCATGCTGATACGGCCCCAGGGCCTTGTGAAAGGACGATCCTCATGA
- a CDS encoding branched-chain amino acid ABC transporter permease, which produces MNRLGSLKRLGTWPLLAVAAALLPYVVVSGSARLLAVTALIYALLAASWNLTLGIGGIFNFAHVGFFGVGGYAMAVSTVTWHFNPWLGLLLGSVAGGLAGALAYLPVIRMRGIYIALITFVFVQLCYYLVLAIPGITGGSSGLTGVPALTLGDFSFAKYSGLGYLWLLGGAVVLLLLLLKATLRSPFGKSLIALRDNEHLAVSRGMNRVRQHLLAFILSGAIAGVTGALYVAYFRVADVTLFSFGFVTLGLSMIFLGGTSHIWGPVLGALIVTVIDRQLTDLGPMRAIIIGVGTLLVLIFLPNGISGLLEDVWNRARRLLPKKQSRLGDKMNSPELKEASHVR; this is translated from the coding sequence ATGAACAGGCTTGGCTCGCTCAAGCGCCTCGGCACGTGGCCGCTGTTGGCAGTTGCCGCCGCCCTGTTGCCCTATGTGGTGGTCAGTGGCTCTGCCCGCCTGCTGGCTGTTACGGCGCTCATTTATGCGCTTCTGGCCGCCAGCTGGAATTTGACCTTGGGCATCGGCGGGATCTTCAACTTCGCCCACGTTGGCTTCTTCGGTGTAGGTGGCTACGCCATGGCCGTCTCCACCGTGACGTGGCACTTCAACCCGTGGTTGGGGCTCCTGCTCGGATCCGTAGCGGGAGGTCTCGCCGGAGCCCTGGCCTACCTTCCCGTGATCCGCATGCGCGGCATCTATATCGCGCTGATCACCTTCGTTTTCGTACAGCTGTGCTACTACCTGGTTCTGGCGATTCCCGGAATCACCGGGGGTTCCAGCGGGCTGACAGGCGTCCCGGCGCTGACCCTCGGAGATTTTTCCTTCGCAAAGTACTCCGGGTTGGGCTACTTGTGGCTGCTCGGTGGCGCAGTGGTCCTGCTGTTGCTCCTGCTGAAGGCCACCCTGCGAAGCCCCTTCGGGAAAAGCCTCATAGCCTTGCGCGACAACGAACATCTTGCCGTCAGCAGGGGCATGAACCGCGTCAGGCAGCACCTTCTGGCGTTCATCCTGAGCGGGGCGATCGCAGGCGTCACAGGCGCGCTGTACGTTGCCTATTTCCGGGTTGCCGACGTAACGCTCTTCAGTTTCGGGTTTGTCACGCTCGGCTTGAGCATGATCTTCCTCGGCGGCACCAGCCACATCTGGGGCCCCGTGCTGGGGGCACTGATCGTGACTGTCATCGACCGCCAACTCACGGACTTGGGCCCAATGCGCGCGATCATTATCGGCGTCGGGACCCTGCTGGTCCTCATCTTCCTTCCAAACGGCATCTCTGGATTGTTGGAGGACGTCTGGAACAGGGCGCGAAGGCTGCTGCCGAAGAAGCAGAGCCGTCTTGGCGACAAAATGAACAGCCCGGAACTTAAGGAGGCCAGCCATGTCCGTTGA
- a CDS encoding M20/M25/M40 family metallo-hydrolase: MSVDANSGTEQSQRKAVLDAVDRLAPRIVESVAEAVRIPSVNPKYPGQDYKKLVGGEGEVSALMNHLHREAGAATELVTVEKGRDNACGRIAGTGGGRSLLLNGHVDVVPPNREGLWDRAPFSGLITDQAVHGRGATDNKAGTVATAYAAIALANAGIRLKGDLVLQAVVGEEVGDHLSGTTAALEAGYGADAAIVSEPSNFTDAAPNLIPTTPGLLWFSLSLIGKAAHSGLRGLTVHPTLEGESLGVNTIDKFWIIYHALRQLEDTWAQRDRHPLFRPGYFNLLPGVIRANPEGVLVPFFLADTLTVEYCVYHHPERSNEEVIEEIERTVRQACANDPWLSAHRPEFDWKLLWPPYTAPANHDLIPAVMRAHSDSIGGFDVTAPPQHEGFLGVCDLTWMDARGIKGLVYGPGVGRTAHAENEYVPIHQIITAVKAYALSAMDFCGIAGMESPNISVSTGRRPQ, from the coding sequence ATGTCCGTTGATGCCAACTCCGGAACGGAGCAGAGCCAGCGCAAGGCAGTCCTGGATGCCGTGGACCGGCTGGCCCCCAGGATCGTGGAGTCCGTTGCCGAAGCAGTCAGGATCCCCAGCGTCAACCCGAAGTACCCCGGCCAGGATTACAAAAAGCTCGTGGGTGGGGAAGGCGAGGTCAGTGCCCTCATGAACCACCTGCATCGCGAAGCAGGTGCGGCCACGGAACTTGTGACTGTTGAAAAGGGGCGGGACAACGCTTGCGGACGTATCGCCGGCACCGGGGGCGGCCGCTCGCTGCTCCTCAACGGCCACGTCGACGTCGTCCCGCCCAACCGGGAAGGGCTGTGGGACCGCGCGCCCTTCTCCGGGCTGATCACTGACCAGGCTGTTCATGGCCGGGGCGCGACAGATAACAAGGCCGGAACAGTCGCCACGGCCTACGCGGCGATTGCCTTGGCCAATGCGGGAATCCGGCTCAAGGGAGACCTGGTTCTGCAGGCAGTGGTTGGGGAAGAGGTTGGCGATCATCTTTCCGGTACAACTGCTGCATTGGAGGCGGGGTACGGTGCGGACGCCGCGATCGTGAGTGAACCATCGAACTTCACGGACGCGGCGCCGAACCTGATTCCCACGACTCCCGGTTTGCTGTGGTTTTCGCTGTCGCTCATTGGTAAGGCTGCACACTCAGGTCTGCGCGGGCTCACGGTCCACCCCACATTGGAAGGCGAGTCCCTCGGCGTCAACACCATCGACAAATTCTGGATTATCTATCACGCCCTCCGGCAATTGGAGGATACGTGGGCACAACGCGACCGGCACCCCCTGTTCCGCCCGGGCTACTTCAACCTCCTGCCCGGGGTGATCCGTGCAAACCCGGAAGGCGTCCTGGTGCCGTTCTTCCTCGCCGATACGCTCACGGTCGAATACTGCGTCTACCACCACCCCGAGCGGAGCAACGAGGAAGTCATCGAAGAGATTGAGCGAACCGTTCGTCAGGCTTGTGCCAACGATCCGTGGCTGAGCGCGCACCGACCCGAATTCGACTGGAAGCTGCTGTGGCCGCCATACACGGCACCTGCCAACCATGATCTCATTCCAGCGGTCATGAGGGCGCACAGCGATTCCATTGGCGGGTTTGACGTCACTGCGCCCCCGCAGCATGAGGGCTTCCTTGGGGTCTGCGATCTCACTTGGATGGACGCCCGGGGCATCAAAGGGCTCGTGTACGGCCCGGGGGTCGGCCGCACCGCCCACGCGGAGAACGAGTATGTTCCCATCCATCAGATCATCACTGCCGTCAAGGCGTACGCGCTGTCCGCCATGGACTTCTGCGGCATCGCCGGCATGGAATCCCCTAACATCTCAGTTTCGACCGGCCGGAGGCCACAGTGA
- a CDS encoding glutamine synthetase family protein — protein sequence MNTPDIFVATCDLAGQVRGRGAPYEAYDSVLRSGLGWVPANLGISAFGGIPPGSAFGSTGDLRLIPDEATEITIPSDSYGTGLKLLLADQAQPDGSEWDCCPRTFLRKAVNDFREQTGLRIIATFEHEFVLEGLPPSAPFSLRRHRDADPFGTDLLRLLTNCGLAPENWLPEFGANQFEITVEPSDPLTAADRAVLLRELVRDLAIRRGLRASFAPLQEPNGTGTGVHVHISLVDDGGNPVMFDASRPGRLSEVGSRFGAGILRHAEALTAWTAPSPVSFLRLSPNRWSVGGIFLAERNREALLRICPTSSAGGSAPDHQFNLEYRAADATANPWLTLGVLLRAGLAGIVGGDEYPAPEIIPEDAGPAELMDVPLLPRTLDDALLALEKDQTARSWFHPDLLTTFLAVKRYEVAQLASLNDAARIKAVADVY from the coding sequence GTGAATACCCCTGATATTTTCGTTGCCACCTGCGATCTGGCAGGACAGGTCAGGGGCCGTGGGGCTCCGTACGAAGCCTATGACTCCGTCCTGCGCTCAGGCCTTGGGTGGGTACCGGCCAACCTTGGCATTTCGGCATTCGGCGGCATACCGCCAGGCAGTGCCTTCGGCTCGACAGGCGACCTGCGCTTGATCCCGGACGAAGCTACGGAAATCACCATTCCCAGTGATTCCTACGGCACCGGACTTAAGCTTCTGCTGGCGGATCAGGCCCAGCCGGATGGAAGCGAATGGGACTGTTGTCCGCGGACCTTCCTGCGCAAGGCGGTCAATGACTTCCGGGAACAGACGGGACTGCGCATTATTGCCACCTTCGAACACGAGTTCGTGCTGGAGGGACTCCCTCCCTCTGCGCCCTTTTCCCTGCGCAGGCATCGGGACGCCGACCCCTTCGGGACGGATTTGCTCCGCCTGCTGACAAACTGTGGCCTTGCGCCGGAGAATTGGCTGCCGGAATTCGGGGCAAACCAGTTTGAAATCACCGTGGAACCGAGCGACCCGCTCACAGCCGCGGACAGAGCGGTGCTCTTGAGGGAATTGGTCCGTGATTTGGCTATCCGACGCGGACTGAGGGCGTCGTTTGCGCCGCTGCAGGAACCAAACGGGACAGGCACCGGCGTTCACGTTCACATCAGTTTGGTGGACGACGGCGGCAACCCGGTCATGTTCGACGCCTCCCGTCCCGGTCGACTTTCCGAAGTAGGGTCCAGGTTCGGCGCCGGGATCTTGCGTCATGCCGAAGCACTGACTGCTTGGACGGCACCGAGTCCGGTTTCCTTCCTCAGACTGTCCCCCAACCGCTGGAGCGTGGGAGGCATTTTCCTTGCTGAGCGCAACAGGGAGGCTCTCTTGCGCATTTGTCCCACCAGTTCGGCGGGTGGATCTGCGCCGGATCATCAATTCAATCTTGAGTACAGGGCCGCCGACGCAACAGCAAACCCCTGGCTCACGCTCGGAGTGCTGCTCCGCGCCGGACTCGCCGGAATCGTTGGAGGAGACGAGTACCCCGCACCTGAGATCATTCCGGAAGACGCCGGCCCCGCTGAGCTGATGGACGTGCCACTGCTGCCCAGGACACTGGACGATGCGTTGCTGGCGTTGGAAAAAGACCAGACGGCGAGATCCTGGTTCCATCCCGATCTCCTGACCACATTCCTGGCTGTCAAGAGGTACGAAGTGGCGCAGTTGGCCTCCCTCAACGACGCGGCCCGCATTAAGGCAGTTGCTGATGTCTACTAA
- a CDS encoding amidohydrolase family protein, whose amino-acid sequence MSTNSIDNLQAAIEEIPLVDHHVHGALKDEVDRTSLEELLTESDRPIPPWMTQFDSQLGFAIRRWCAPLLGLSRHAEADAFFQRRMELGTTEVTSRLLTSAGIGHFLIETGYRGDQIHGLSGMESLSKAKVSEVVRLESVAESLAAEGVSADDFADRYIARLSVATENAVGVKSIIAYRLGFDFDPVRPSREEVAKAAGSWLRMVTAGYSLRISDPVLLRFLLWSGVDRGLPIQLHTGYGDPDLSLDRCDPLLLVPWIKLIEPFGVDVVLLHCYPYQRHAGYLAQVFPHIYFDVGLGINYTGVQSMALIKESLELAPFSKILFSTDAWGPPELHYLGARLWREGMRKVLGTWVRDGDWSEQDAIRVVRMVGRENAQRVYNLGGV is encoded by the coding sequence ATGTCTACTAATTCCATAGACAACCTGCAGGCCGCGATCGAGGAAATCCCGTTGGTGGACCATCACGTCCATGGAGCGTTGAAGGACGAAGTAGACCGGACGTCGCTGGAAGAGCTGTTGACAGAGTCTGACAGGCCCATTCCACCGTGGATGACCCAGTTCGATTCGCAACTGGGTTTTGCGATTCGTCGTTGGTGCGCACCGCTGTTGGGGCTTTCGCGGCACGCAGAGGCCGATGCCTTCTTCCAACGACGCATGGAATTGGGCACTACTGAGGTAACTTCGCGCCTTCTGACGTCAGCGGGGATAGGACATTTCCTCATCGAAACGGGATATCGCGGTGACCAAATCCACGGATTGTCCGGGATGGAAAGCCTCAGTAAAGCCAAGGTCAGCGAGGTGGTTCGGCTCGAATCCGTTGCGGAATCTTTGGCTGCCGAAGGGGTGTCAGCGGATGATTTTGCCGATAGGTACATAGCCCGGCTCAGCGTGGCGACCGAGAACGCCGTGGGAGTCAAGAGCATCATTGCTTACCGGCTCGGCTTCGACTTTGACCCCGTCAGGCCGTCCCGGGAGGAGGTGGCCAAGGCTGCGGGTTCATGGCTGCGGATGGTGACAGCCGGATATTCGCTTCGGATCTCGGATCCCGTGCTGTTGCGCTTCCTTCTCTGGTCGGGAGTCGACAGAGGCCTGCCGATCCAACTGCACACAGGATACGGGGATCCGGACTTGAGCCTGGACCGTTGCGATCCCCTGCTACTGGTGCCGTGGATCAAGCTGATCGAACCGTTTGGCGTCGATGTTGTTCTTCTGCACTGCTATCCGTATCAGAGGCACGCCGGATATTTGGCCCAAGTGTTCCCACACATCTATTTCGACGTCGGGCTTGGCATCAACTACACCGGTGTTCAATCAATGGCACTGATCAAGGAGTCATTGGAACTGGCGCCATTCTCCAAAATCCTGTTTTCCACCGACGCATGGGGGCCGCCGGAACTTCACTACCTGGGGGCGCGGCTTTGGCGCGAAGGGATGCGAAAGGTGCTTGGAACGTGGGTACGCGACGGGGATTGGTCTGAGCAAGACGCCATTCGGGTGGTTCGAATGGTCGGAAGAGAGAACGCCCAACGCGTCTACAACTTGGGGGGAGTATGA
- a CDS encoding M20 metallopeptidase family protein, with the protein MNTELFEALKRRIVQELPEAIELRHRLHSEPNLSGSEGPTLDLVLKSMPGFKHVRRVAETGAVLRIGGPGKAIAIRAELDALPALEDSGLAWASQRPGVMHACGHDVHMAAAVALAKAVHATPGAGPIVLVLQPREETYPSGAKDICQSGILADEEVLATVAAHVQPQLPGGTVACTPGPVNASSDEFTINIRGRGGHAAYPHITADPVVALAHVVIALQNIVSRNVDPMDSAVVTIATLQAGTAANVIPGTAAARGTVRAMATPVREEVLRRLAETVRLVAAAHGCAGEVSITEGEPVLENDPEIVKATVPVLRFLELEVDGNLRSAGSDDFSYFSEVMPSLMMFVGTNGVGERLHATTFVPGDDHVQDVAFALLAGYLGASLALLSTSGPGHRSRIS; encoded by the coding sequence ATGAACACGGAGCTTTTTGAGGCACTCAAGAGACGAATTGTTCAGGAATTACCGGAGGCAATAGAACTGCGCCACAGGCTCCATAGCGAACCGAATCTTTCCGGCTCCGAGGGGCCAACCCTGGACCTGGTCCTCAAATCCATGCCTGGGTTCAAACACGTCAGGCGGGTGGCCGAGACCGGTGCAGTGCTGCGCATCGGCGGGCCAGGCAAAGCGATCGCCATCCGGGCCGAGCTCGACGCCCTGCCCGCTCTGGAGGACTCGGGACTTGCCTGGGCATCCCAACGACCAGGAGTAATGCACGCCTGTGGGCATGATGTTCACATGGCCGCTGCCGTTGCTTTGGCCAAGGCGGTTCACGCAACCCCCGGCGCCGGTCCGATCGTCCTGGTACTTCAACCTCGGGAAGAAACCTACCCGTCCGGGGCCAAGGACATCTGCCAGTCAGGAATTTTGGCGGACGAAGAAGTGCTGGCCACTGTCGCTGCCCATGTGCAGCCGCAGCTGCCCGGAGGGACGGTGGCGTGCACGCCGGGTCCGGTTAATGCTTCGTCGGACGAATTCACCATCAACATCCGCGGCAGGGGAGGGCATGCAGCGTACCCCCACATCACGGCAGATCCGGTTGTTGCACTTGCGCATGTCGTCATCGCGTTGCAAAACATCGTGAGCCGGAACGTCGATCCCATGGACTCCGCCGTGGTGACCATAGCTACCCTCCAAGCGGGCACCGCGGCAAATGTCATACCCGGCACCGCCGCTGCCAGGGGAACTGTCCGTGCCATGGCCACTCCAGTCCGGGAGGAGGTCTTGCGTCGCCTCGCGGAGACAGTCCGTCTCGTGGCGGCGGCCCACGGGTGCGCCGGGGAAGTCTCGATAACGGAGGGCGAGCCTGTCCTCGAAAATGACCCGGAGATCGTCAAAGCAACTGTTCCAGTGCTCCGTTTCCTGGAGTTGGAGGTGGACGGGAACCTTAGATCGGCGGGGTCCGATGACTTTTCCTATTTTTCGGAAGTGATGCCCTCGCTCATGATGTTCGTGGGAACCAACGGCGTGGGAGAACGGCTCCATGCAACGACTTTTGTCCCCGGGGATGATCACGTCCAGGACGTAGCCTTTGCTCTGCTGGCCGGCTACTTGGGTGCCTCCCTCGCTTTGCTGAGTACGAGCGGGCCGGGGCATCGAAGTCGGATTTCCTGA
- a CDS encoding MurR/RpiR family transcriptional regulator, whose amino-acid sequence MSQFEPMESLDNHTSGLTLADRIRQIQGSLSPAELKLSRVFLANYPTAGLESTVSFAKKGNVSAPTVLRFVSRLGFSKYRDFQDALRGEVQARRASPLTLQGRIRGDSRAPEIAHSVAETAIGGINSTVSSLPEHEFDRAVALLCNPSLRITMIGGRFSHVLASYLDLHLRLMRPNTSVHSQHPDDDAIFIANLGRRDVCVFFDFRRYQKNTVDLAEAASARDAKVVLITDPWLSPVSFSADVVLPARVEAAGSFDSIVPATALAEALIAAVHSKLGASAEERMRVIEASYGDVLAD is encoded by the coding sequence GTGTCACAGTTCGAACCGATGGAATCATTGGACAACCACACATCAGGACTGACCTTGGCGGATCGAATCCGGCAGATTCAGGGCTCGCTTTCGCCGGCCGAACTCAAGCTCTCACGCGTGTTCCTTGCCAATTACCCGACGGCCGGGCTGGAGTCCACGGTGTCCTTTGCCAAAAAAGGCAACGTCAGCGCCCCGACTGTGCTCCGGTTCGTCAGCCGGTTGGGCTTCAGTAAATACAGAGACTTCCAAGATGCCCTGAGGGGTGAGGTCCAAGCGCGACGGGCTTCACCCCTGACGCTTCAAGGCCGGATACGTGGCGATTCCAGGGCTCCGGAAATAGCGCATTCCGTGGCCGAAACGGCCATTGGAGGGATTAACAGTACGGTGTCGTCGCTCCCGGAACACGAGTTTGACCGTGCGGTTGCGCTGCTGTGCAATCCGTCGCTGCGTATCACCATGATTGGCGGCAGGTTTTCCCATGTCCTTGCCTCGTACCTCGACCTGCACCTCCGCCTGATGCGTCCGAACACGTCCGTGCATAGCCAACATCCGGACGACGATGCCATTTTCATCGCCAACCTCGGCCGCCGCGACGTCTGTGTCTTCTTTGATTTCCGCCGTTATCAAAAGAACACTGTTGACCTCGCCGAGGCTGCAAGTGCGCGCGATGCCAAGGTGGTGCTGATTACCGATCCATGGCTCTCACCCGTCTCCTTCTCGGCAGACGTCGTTTTGCCGGCAAGGGTTGAAGCCGCAGGATCGTTCGACAGTATTGTTCCGGCAACTGCGCTGGCCGAGGCTCTCATTGCCGCGGTCCACAGCAAGCTGGGGGCATCGGCGGAAGAGCGCATGCGTGTCATTGAGGCAAGCTACGGTGATGTGCTTGCGGACTAG